AATGAAAAGAAATGGCATGTTGAATAGTCACATCTCCAAGATTCTGTCTGATCTGGGCCATACGGACATGATTGCGATTGCGGATGCAGGTCTACCCGTACCGGACGGGGTTGTTAAAATCGATCTGGCCCTCAAACTGGGAACACCAAGTTTTCAGGAAGTGGTAGAGCTTATCGCAGAAGATATGGTCATTGAGAAAATTATTGTGGCAGAAGAAATTCGCGAAGGCAATCCTGTAGCTATGCAATTCATCACGGAGAAATTCGGTGAAGAAGCCATCGATGCTTCCGTCAGTCACGAACAATTCAAATTATTAACCCGGCAGGTGAAGGCGGTCATCCGCACAGGTGAAGCGACCCCTTATGCCAATTGCATTTTACAATCGGGAGTCCATTTCGGTTAAAAGGAGGCTGCGTAATGCACATTCAGATGCAAGGCATTCATAAAGCGTTTGGCACCAACCAGGTGCTAAGCGGAGTGGATTTTGAACTAAAAGATGGTGAAGTTCATGCCTTAATGGGGGAGAATGGAGCCGGTAAATCCACTCTGATGAACATTCTGATTGGTCTCCATGAGCGAGATCAGGGAACCATTACGATAGACGGAGAAGAAAACTATTTTGCAAGTCCGAAGGAAGCAGAGAAGTTAGGTATCACTTTTATACATCAGGAGCTAAACGTATGGCCTGAAATGACAGTCCTGGATAATCTCTTTATTGGTAAGGAAATGACATCATCCTTCGGGCTACTTAATACAAGACAGATGAAAGCGCTTGCCAAAGAACAGTTTGAAAAGCTATCCGTTCACATCCCATTGGAACGTCCTGCGGGAGAATGCTCTGTCGGGCAGCAGCAGATGATTGAAATCGCCAAAGCACTTATGACAGATGCCAAGGTTATCATTATGGACGAGCCAACAGCGGCACTCACGGAGCGCGAGATACAGAAACTGTTTGGTGTAATCAGCTCACTGAAGAAGGACGGAGTATCCATCGTGTATATTTCTCACCGCATGGAGGAGATATTCACAATCTGTGACCGGATTACCATTATGCGTGACGGCAGAACGGTAGACACTCAGCCAATTCCACAGACAAGCTTTGATGAAGTGGTACGGAAAATGGTAGGTCGTGAACTTACCGAGCGTTATCCTGTCCGGAATCCTTCTTATGGTGAAGTTGTGCTGGAAGTAAGGAATGCAAGCAGCAAAGGGTTGTTCGAGAATATTAACTTCACCGTGAGAGCGGGAGAAATACTCGGTTTCTCAGGACTTATGGGTTCTGGACGAACCGAGATCATGAGAACCATCTTTGGTTTGGATTCGTTGGATTGCGGTGAAATCTTCATCCGCGGCAAAAAAGTGAACATTCGTAAACCGGCAGATGCAGTGAAACATGGAATCGGGTTTATTACTGAAGACCGCAAGGATGAGGGGCTGGTATTAGACTTTTCTATTCGCGAGAATATGGCGTTGACGAATCTGTTCAGTTTCTCCAACAAAGGTTTCATCTCAGCTTCGAAAGAACAAGACTTCGTAGATACATTGATCA
The window above is part of the Paenibacillus sp. 1781tsa1 genome. Proteins encoded here:
- the rbsD gene encoding D-ribose pyranase, with product MKRNGMLNSHISKILSDLGHTDMIAIADAGLPVPDGVVKIDLALKLGTPSFQEVVELIAEDMVIEKIIVAEEIREGNPVAMQFITEKFGEEAIDASVSHEQFKLLTRQVKAVIRTGEATPYANCILQSGVHFG
- a CDS encoding sugar ABC transporter ATP-binding protein; the encoded protein is MHIQMQGIHKAFGTNQVLSGVDFELKDGEVHALMGENGAGKSTLMNILIGLHERDQGTITIDGEENYFASPKEAEKLGITFIHQELNVWPEMTVLDNLFIGKEMTSSFGLLNTRQMKALAKEQFEKLSVHIPLERPAGECSVGQQQMIEIAKALMTDAKVIIMDEPTAALTEREIQKLFGVISSLKKDGVSIVYISHRMEEIFTICDRITIMRDGRTVDTQPIPQTSFDEVVRKMVGRELTERYPVRNPSYGEVVLEVRNASSKGLFENINFTVRAGEILGFSGLMGSGRTEIMRTIFGLDSLDCGEIFIRGKKVNIRKPADAVKHGIGFITEDRKDEGLVLDFSIRENMALTNLFSFSNKGFISASKEQDFVDTLIKRLQIKTQSSETAARNLSGGNQQKVVIAKWVGIGPSVLILDEPTRGVDVGAKREIYELMNELTDRGVAIIMVSSELPEVLGMSDRIAVVHEGHISGEVAREVATQEHIMTLATGGQ